The region ATCGCAAGTTTGAACTCAACTCATGCATCTAATGTCCCTATATGACTTAACGCGATACATTACACATTATAGTCTCTATTGTAACATGAATGAGTTTATCGTGTTTAATGTAACTTCTAGACTTAATTACCTCTAAATAGAGTTGCTGGGGGATGGTTTCCGCGAAGGAGAAGGACTCGGAGTTTCTGAATCTTCATAATCCTGTCATATTAAGTAACATAATCATCAATCTTTATACATAATGTACCGATAGTAAATTATCGACGAAAGAAGAAACCATACAAGCATCATATCGAAGACGCTTTGGCGCTTAGTTTTATCAAAACTTCTTTGTCTAAGAAAAAACTTCTGAGCATGACTGGCAACTTGAGTAGAAGTCTTGGTCTTGACATAGTTCCTTGATATATCCTTCCATTTACCTCTCCCAACAGTTTGTAAACCTACCAAAAACGCCTTGTGTTCATTCTTTGTCCATTGTTTCACTACAATGCAACAATAAAGTTTCTTTAAATTCATCTATAAGAACTTGGAAGAGATTAGGGTTTCAAATATAACATAACAATTTTTAAGACTCAAGAAAATATGCAATCATGTTGAAACCCTAAATACCAAAGTGTTTCCATCGATAATCTGCTTCTTGAATTAATCACTTAACTGTTTTCTATATTGTTATTTCGACCAAAAAGAAAGAGAACAACACAAAAACTAGCACATATAAATACATACCTTTTTTTTTCGGTTTTCCTGGTTAGAACTTTGACCAGAATCTGGATTTTCATTCTTCTCATCATCATCCTCCGGTTTATCAAAAGAACAAAGCTCCATCTCATTCTGATTATCATCCTCAGTGTTGAAACTATCGTTCACGGAATCATTGACTTTAGAACGTTTTGCTGCGATGTTCACGCCAAACAACATCACACGCCTTTCACCATTCTCATCCATGACGATCTTTCTCTTAACCATTTTCTGGATAAAATCTTCTTTCTATCTTCTTGATTAGAGTAAAATCCTTTTTTTTCTGTGAAGAAATGAAACCTTCTTTCTTGGATAAGGGTTTTGCTTTTTCAAATATTTTACTATTTGCGTTTTTGACTTGGTTTTAGGGTCAATAATATTACGTTTTTTACTGTTTTACTTTACCATATCCAATTTATAATTATGGCTATGAAAAAAGTGATCAAAATAACTAAAAAAACAATGTTTTTTTAGTGGAAGTATTTGTTTTTTTATGCTATCCAAATTTAAAATTTAATGGAAGTGTAGGTACAGTACAGCGTCTACCAAAAACAATACGGTAACGTATTCTATATTTGTATTTTGGTATTTCCTTTTTGTAAATTTGTCTAATTTGATTTTACTATTTACTCCATTGATCCCAAaatatatttctattttaaaattgTATATAgctttttaaaaaaattatataaaaaagATAAATAGATTTCTTTATAAACTTGCCTTTCATTAGTATTATAAAAAAGTGGATTTAAAAGAATTTAAAAGATAATGtaaataataaatattattgttaaaattatgtaaataataaaaaaattaataatttttaatattatctagcgataaaaatgaaaaaaaaaaggTTTATTGTAAAGAGACAGGTTGGAAAAAGGATAGAATAGATGACAAAATTTAAAGTGTTTATTTTCTAACATTTTGAGTgattttgagagaaaaatgatTTATAGGTG is a window of Lathyrus oleraceus cultivar Zhongwan6 chromosome 6, CAAS_Psat_ZW6_1.0, whole genome shotgun sequence DNA encoding:
- the LOC127093981 gene encoding transcription factor MYB1R1; this encodes MDENGERRVMLFGVNIAAKRSKVNDSVNDSFNTEDDNQNEMELCSFDKPEDDDEKNENPDSGQSSNQENRKKKMNLKKLYCCIVVKQWTKNEHKAFLVGLQTVGRGKWKDISRNYVKTKTSTQVASHAQKFFLRQRSFDKTKRQSVFDMMLDYEDSETPSPSPSRKPSPSNSI